A portion of the Pseudomonas koreensis genome contains these proteins:
- a CDS encoding HD domain-containing phosphohydrolase — MPSPLRHEQRRLPLHVHISVMFTFLLLLTGVVLGLFNYHQTTQIILSSSEKLFDRIEQDVRLDLQATYQPIRHLLSLLADTPAAQSADLEQRLALLKPFSQSLTDNPALASLYLGYANGDFFMVRALRTVALKAQLQAPQAAAYQVWSIEHDLQGVARSQSLFFDQALTPISRRDHLEDVYDPRSRAWFNDALHQAGQITTEPYVFFSTHNVGTTLARRSSENAVIGADLTLASLSTALGKHRVTPSTEIALYDADGNAVAYPDSHRLIVDDRSARLARASDLSPELNALLTSDTIGKRLQVNNRQWIVARTSIEEGGPKGLQLALLVPEDELLADAFRMRWQGALITLAILLLCLPLGWVISRILVKPLHALVKEADAIRSFDFNFPLARRSLVLEVDQLSLSMARMKETLGSFFRITDSLCAETRFAPLLERVLFETVQIAQAQAGLIYLREADGARMEPYGLVIDGVPQALEAFDIQGRELHKNTGPAWFEQLASADNTVSHLGFDQAGDLQKILLAMQSPRIHLIGIRLHNQHDETIGLLILLVNDSGAPSDLEKLRPDRIAFLQAVSGAAAVSIESQRLQARQKQLLDAFIQLLASAIDAKSPYTGGHCQRVPELTLMLAQAAAASHDPAFSAYQPSEDEWEALHIAAWLHDCGKVTTPEYVVDKATKLETINDRIHEIRTRFEVLKRDVWINYWQTLASGADEAALARARDSELLMLDDDFAFVARCNLGGEAMAEADLQRLDQVAQRTWMRTLDDRLGVSWEENRRQAKTSPPTLPVSERLLADKPEHLIERDKSELIPQDNPWGFKLDVPEYKYNRGELYNLKIARGTLTREERYIINHHMVQTIMMLSHLPFPGHLDSIAEIAGGHHEKMDGTGYPKRLKREEMSLPARMMAIADIFEALTAADRPYKKAKPLSEALGIMATMCREAHIDAPLFGLFISEGVYLQYATRFLDPAQIDSVNTASLLHKAGLSG; from the coding sequence ATGCCCAGCCCACTGCGCCACGAGCAGCGCCGCTTGCCGCTGCATGTGCACATCAGCGTCATGTTCACCTTTCTCTTGTTGCTCACCGGCGTGGTGCTGGGCCTGTTCAATTATCACCAGACCACGCAAATCATCCTGTCGAGCAGCGAGAAACTGTTCGATCGTATCGAACAGGATGTGCGCCTGGACCTGCAGGCTACCTACCAACCGATCCGTCATCTGCTGAGTCTGCTGGCGGACACCCCGGCCGCTCAGTCTGCCGATCTTGAACAACGTCTGGCCCTGCTCAAGCCGTTCAGCCAGTCACTCACCGACAACCCGGCACTGGCTTCGCTGTATCTGGGTTACGCCAATGGCGATTTCTTCATGGTGCGTGCGCTACGTACGGTGGCCCTCAAGGCCCAGCTCCAGGCACCGCAAGCCGCGGCATATCAGGTCTGGAGCATTGAGCATGACTTGCAGGGCGTGGCGCGCTCGCAATCGCTGTTCTTCGATCAGGCACTGACGCCGATCAGCCGTCGCGATCATCTCGAAGACGTGTACGATCCACGCAGCCGAGCCTGGTTTAACGATGCCCTGCACCAGGCCGGACAGATCACCACCGAACCCTACGTATTTTTCTCCACTCACAACGTGGGCACCACACTGGCCCGGCGCAGCAGCGAGAACGCCGTGATTGGCGCCGACCTGACTCTCGCTTCGCTGTCGACCGCCCTCGGCAAGCATCGCGTTACACCTTCGACAGAGATCGCGTTATACGACGCCGACGGCAATGCCGTGGCCTACCCCGACAGCCATCGCCTGATCGTCGATGATCGCAGCGCACGGCTGGCCAGAGCGTCCGATTTGAGCCCGGAGCTGAACGCGCTGCTCACCTCCGACACTATCGGCAAGCGTCTACAGGTAAACAACCGACAGTGGATTGTTGCGCGCACAAGCATTGAGGAAGGCGGGCCGAAAGGCCTGCAACTGGCGCTGCTGGTGCCCGAAGACGAGTTGCTGGCGGACGCTTTTCGCATGCGTTGGCAGGGCGCGCTGATCACTCTGGCCATACTGTTGCTGTGCCTGCCACTGGGCTGGGTGATTTCGCGGATTCTGGTCAAGCCGCTGCACGCACTGGTCAAGGAAGCCGATGCCATTCGCAGCTTCGACTTCAATTTTCCGCTGGCGCGACGCTCTCTCGTACTGGAAGTCGACCAATTGAGCCTGTCGATGGCGCGGATGAAAGAGACGCTGGGAAGTTTCTTCCGCATCACCGATAGCCTGTGCGCCGAAACGCGTTTCGCCCCGCTGCTCGAACGCGTGCTGTTCGAAACCGTACAGATCGCTCAAGCGCAGGCCGGCCTGATCTATCTGCGTGAAGCCGACGGTGCGCGCATGGAACCTTATGGGCTGGTGATTGATGGCGTGCCGCAGGCGCTGGAAGCGTTCGACATTCAGGGACGAGAGCTGCATAAAAACACCGGGCCGGCGTGGTTCGAACAATTGGCCAGCGCCGACAATACAGTCAGCCATCTGGGCTTCGATCAAGCCGGCGACTTGCAGAAAATTCTGCTGGCCATGCAATCACCGCGCATCCACCTGATCGGTATCCGCCTGCACAACCAGCACGACGAAACCATCGGCCTGCTGATTCTGCTGGTCAATGACAGCGGCGCGCCGAGCGATCTGGAAAAGCTGCGGCCCGACCGTATAGCCTTCTTGCAAGCGGTCTCCGGCGCGGCGGCGGTGAGCATCGAAAGTCAGCGCCTGCAAGCTCGGCAAAAACAGCTGCTCGATGCCTTCATTCAATTGCTCGCCAGCGCGATCGATGCCAAGAGCCCGTACACCGGGGGACATTGCCAGCGCGTACCGGAGCTGACACTGATGCTCGCCCAGGCCGCTGCCGCCAGCCACGACCCGGCGTTCAGCGCCTACCAGCCCAGTGAGGATGAATGGGAGGCCCTGCACATCGCTGCGTGGCTGCACGATTGCGGCAAGGTCACGACGCCGGAATATGTGGTCGACAAAGCCACCAAACTCGAGACCATCAACGACCGCATCCACGAAATCCGTACCCGCTTCGAAGTGCTCAAGCGTGATGTCTGGATCAACTACTGGCAAACGCTGGCGAGCGGTGCTGACGAGGCTGCGCTGGCCCGCGCGCGCGACAGTGAGCTGCTGATGCTCGACGACGACTTTGCCTTTGTCGCCCGCTGCAATCTTGGTGGCGAAGCCATGGCCGAGGCTGATCTGCAACGCCTTGATCAAGTCGCCCAACGCACCTGGATGCGCACGCTGGATGATCGTCTGGGCGTGTCGTGGGAAGAAAACCGCCGTCAGGCAAAAACTTCGCCGCCCACGCTACCCGTCAGCGAAAGACTCCTGGCGGACAAACCCGAACACTTGATCGAGCGCGACAAGAGCGAGTTGATTCCGCAAGACAATCCGTGGGGATTCAAACTGGATGTGCCCGAATACAAATACAACCGCGGCGAGCTGTACAACCTGAAGATCGCTCGCGGCACGCTGACCCGCGAAGAGCGTTACATCATCAACCACCACATGGTGCAGACCATCATGATGCTCAGCCATCTACCCTTCCCCGGTCACCTTGACAGCATTGCCGAGATCGCTGGGGGCCACCATGAAAAAATGGACGGCACCGGGTACCCCAAACGCCTGAAACGCGAGGAAATGAGCCTGCCGGCCCGGATGATGGCGATTGCCGATATTTTCGAAGCGCTGACAGCGGCTGATCGCCCCTACAAGAAAGCCAAGCCGTTGAGCGAGGCCCTGGGAATCATGGCGACCATGTGCCGCGAAGCACACATCGATGCGCCGCTGTTCGGCCTGTTCATCAGCGAGGGGGTGTATTTGCAGTATGCGACGCGGTTTCTCGATCCCGCGCAAATCGACAGCGTGAATACGGCCAGCCTGTTGCACAAGGCTGGCCTCAGCGGCTGA
- a CDS encoding ATP-binding protein, with product MDSRLNAFLERAESVLARIEPLLPAPRPVIDWNTCLAARWQRDGRSGYLLPLEVSLDMRLSDLIGVDRQLEQLGRNTQQFLDGMPANHALLWGSRGTGKSSLVRALLAEHAGAGLRLIEIERDHLADLPRVVEQIAKLPQRFVLFCDDLSFESGEGDYRVLKSVLDGSLEQAPDNVLLYATSNRRHLVPEKESDNENWKRVDGELHPSEAVEDKIALSDRFGLWLSFYPFTQEHFLNVVEHWIGQLATRAGLSWQRDEALDILAVRWATGRGNRNGRCAYQFARYWVGLKLLEHKA from the coding sequence GTGGATTCCCGATTGAATGCTTTTCTTGAACGCGCCGAGTCGGTTCTGGCGCGGATCGAACCGCTGTTGCCGGCACCACGTCCTGTCATTGACTGGAACACATGTCTGGCCGCGCGCTGGCAGCGTGACGGTCGCAGCGGTTACCTGTTGCCGCTGGAAGTCAGCCTCGACATGCGTCTGTCCGACCTGATCGGCGTCGACCGGCAGTTGGAGCAGTTGGGGCGCAACACACAACAATTTCTTGATGGCATGCCGGCCAACCACGCCTTGCTCTGGGGCTCGCGCGGTACCGGCAAGTCTTCGCTGGTGCGTGCGTTGCTGGCCGAGCACGCCGGCGCCGGCCTGCGCCTGATCGAGATCGAGCGCGATCACCTGGCCGACTTGCCACGGGTGGTCGAGCAGATTGCCAAGTTGCCACAACGTTTCGTGCTGTTCTGCGACGATTTGTCGTTCGAATCCGGTGAAGGCGACTACCGCGTGCTGAAAAGCGTGCTCGACGGATCGCTCGAGCAGGCCCCCGACAACGTCTTGCTCTACGCCACTTCCAACCGGCGCCACCTCGTGCCGGAAAAGGAAAGCGACAACGAAAACTGGAAGCGCGTCGACGGTGAACTGCACCCGAGCGAAGCGGTGGAAGACAAGATCGCCCTGTCGGACCGTTTCGGTCTGTGGCTGTCGTTTTATCCGTTCACTCAAGAGCACTTCCTCAATGTCGTCGAACACTGGATCGGCCAGTTGGCCACCAGGGCCGGCCTGAGCTGGCAGCGCGACGAAGCACTGGACATCCTCGCCGTGCGCTGGGCCACCGGCCGCGGTAATCGCAACGGACGTTGCGCGTATCAATTCGCCCGCTACTGGGTGGGACTGAAATTGCTGGAGCACAAGGCATGA
- a CDS encoding response regulator transcription factor has product MNSVFIVDDHPVIRLAVRMLLEHEGYKVVGETDNGVDAMQMVRESMPDLVILDISIPKLDGLEVLARFNTMGANFKILILTAQCPTLFGIRCMQSGASGYVCKQEDLSELVSAIKAVLSGYNYFPSQALNPVRSDDIRYAELELFKSVNDRELMVLQLFAQGRTNKEIAKGMFLSNKTVSTYKKRLMQKLKARSLVELIEMAKRNALV; this is encoded by the coding sequence ATGAACTCCGTTTTTATTGTCGACGATCATCCGGTGATCCGCCTCGCCGTGCGAATGCTCCTGGAACATGAAGGCTACAAGGTCGTCGGTGAGACCGATAACGGTGTCGATGCCATGCAGATGGTCCGTGAATCCATGCCCGACCTGGTGATCCTCGATATCAGTATTCCCAAGCTGGACGGCCTTGAAGTTCTGGCCCGCTTCAACACCATGGGCGCGAACTTCAAGATCCTGATTCTGACAGCACAGTGCCCTACGCTGTTCGGCATTCGCTGTATGCAGTCTGGAGCATCGGGATATGTCTGTAAGCAGGAAGACTTGAGCGAACTGGTCAGCGCAATAAAAGCAGTACTCTCCGGTTATAACTATTTCCCCAGCCAGGCACTCAATCCGGTTCGCAGCGATGACATTCGATATGCCGAACTTGAATTATTCAAATCCGTCAATGATCGCGAATTGATGGTGCTGCAGTTATTTGCGCAGGGGCGCACCAACAAGGAAATCGCCAAGGGCATGTTTCTAAGTAACAAGACCGTCAGCACTTACAAAAAACGCCTGATGCAAAAGCTCAAAGCCAGATCCCTTGTAGAACTTATCGAGATGGCCAAACGCAACGCACTTGTGTGA
- a CDS encoding GAF domain-containing protein, giving the protein MIDLQHSGQGLEGYGMLAAQLESLLADERDFIANAAQFSAFLFNQLDDLNWAGFYLNRNEELVLGPFQGQIACVRIPFGRGVCGAAAASLQTQRVEDVHAFPGHIACDSASNSELVVPLIKDGRLIGVLDLDSPKLARFGAEDQAGIEQLAAIFLRLTDC; this is encoded by the coding sequence ATGATTGATTTGCAACACAGCGGCCAGGGCCTCGAAGGCTACGGTATGTTGGCCGCGCAACTGGAATCGCTGCTGGCGGACGAACGCGATTTCATCGCCAATGCCGCGCAGTTTTCCGCGTTCCTGTTCAACCAGCTCGATGATTTGAACTGGGCCGGTTTCTACCTCAACCGCAACGAAGAGCTGGTGCTTGGACCGTTCCAGGGCCAGATCGCTTGCGTGCGTATCCCGTTCGGGCGTGGCGTATGTGGCGCCGCCGCTGCCAGCCTGCAGACCCAGCGCGTCGAGGATGTGCATGCCTTTCCCGGCCATATCGCATGCGACAGCGCCTCGAACAGCGAATTGGTGGTGCCCTTGATCAAGGACGGTCGTCTGATCGGCGTACTTGACCTCGACAGCCCGAAACTGGCGCGTTTCGGCGCCGAAGATCAGGCAGGTATCGAGCAGCTGGCGGCGATTTTCCTGCGCCTGACCGACTGCTGA
- a CDS encoding transporter substrate-binding domain-containing protein — MPSRLKEYLIALSAALCLSANASATSGASPDYALLSRSATEAVQIVLQPPQQQWRQARSELILGASAPDYPPFDMTVSGKDYEGLTADYAGILGQAIGLPIRVRRFPSRDAAIRALVDGQIDLLGTANGYEAGNANLALSRPYAVDQPVLVTREDETRSLTDGLAGLRLSMVYHYLPLPEIKALYPKALITCYPSYQNAINAVAFDQADVFLGDTLSTHYMINKGYLNNVRMANFGKQEAQGFSFAVRRANPQLLSIIDSVLEAVPGSQREDIAKRWSAGSDLLLTDRKLQLTDREEKWLKQHPVVSVVVNEAYAPLTFFDSAGNFRGISADLLELIRLRTGLRFEIQRSRNDAEMIRQINEHKADLIAALLPSAEREKNLSFSRPYLENSYVLLTRKSADGPTNLAQLKGKRLAIAQGNPLIESLRQEHPGIELIETPDTFSAVSMLAENHVDGAVNSLVIANYFISSRIFARPLQITTTIGTGQAAFSLATARDNTELASIINKALLSIAPEELGVINGRWRGYSTASQNIWQNYQRLFYQVIAAAGLILLLLLTWNAYMRHQIKQRQAAERALNDQLEFMRSLVNGTPHPIYVRDRQGLLQSCNDSYLEVFNARREDIIGKGVMQGTLSNAFEAQAFQADYQRVIAEGIPLILDRPLHIGNRRLTIYHWILPYRDSSGVVKGIIGGWIDISERRQLFEELRAAKERADEANRAKSTFLATMSHEIRTPMNAVIGMLELTLKRIEPQHPDRASIDTAYHSAKDLLGLIGDILDIARIESGRLSLCPEWINLVDTVTSVARIFDGLARQKNLILQVVFNPPDPAVDVHLDPLRFKQVLSNLVSNAIKFTEHGHVRITLDLMTSDTPARALVQLTVQDSGVGISAEDQQRLFEPFAQAENASPQARSGAGLGLVISRNLCEMMGGKMQLSSQLGIGTQVCVSLPLDSLPAQVTPARNEAVIKPSATPLHVLVVDDHPANRLLMCQQLEFLGHRFSIAEDGCNGLELWKTAHFDLVIVDCNMPLMNGYEMTRAIRQLELQNRRPPCTVLGFTANAQPEEVQRCKLAGMNDCLFKPLSLTLLGQWIDGITPTSPAPVFDLQSLSLLTGSNPAQTRRMLVELLKSSRLDRQELLALSPEDDREALAVVAHKIKGAARIAQATRLIECCDALEEACLHALATQEIARRWAATSQAMLDLEQALQHQLSLADQGTLSES, encoded by the coding sequence ATGCCCAGCCGTCTAAAGGAATACTTGATTGCCTTGAGCGCAGCCCTGTGCCTGAGCGCCAATGCATCTGCCACGTCAGGCGCTTCACCTGACTACGCCTTGCTCAGCCGCTCGGCAACCGAAGCCGTCCAGATTGTTCTGCAACCGCCCCAACAGCAATGGCGGCAGGCCCGCAGTGAACTGATACTGGGCGCTTCCGCACCTGACTATCCGCCGTTCGACATGACCGTCAGTGGCAAGGACTACGAAGGGCTCACCGCCGACTACGCAGGTATCCTCGGCCAGGCCATCGGACTACCGATCCGGGTGCGACGTTTCCCTTCTCGCGATGCTGCAATTCGCGCCCTGGTCGACGGCCAGATCGACCTGCTTGGCACAGCGAACGGTTACGAAGCGGGCAACGCCAATCTCGCGCTCTCCAGACCTTACGCGGTCGATCAGCCAGTACTGGTGACCCGCGAGGATGAAACCCGCTCTTTAACCGACGGCCTCGCCGGACTGCGCCTGAGCATGGTGTATCACTATCTGCCGCTGCCCGAGATCAAAGCGCTGTATCCCAAGGCGCTGATTACCTGCTATCCGTCCTATCAGAACGCAATCAATGCCGTCGCCTTTGATCAGGCCGACGTGTTTCTCGGCGATACCCTTTCCACCCATTACATGATCAACAAGGGGTATCTCAACAATGTGCGAATGGCCAATTTCGGCAAGCAGGAAGCCCAAGGGTTCAGCTTTGCCGTGCGGCGCGCCAATCCACAGCTGTTGAGCATTATCGACTCGGTGCTCGAAGCAGTCCCTGGCAGTCAGCGCGAGGACATCGCCAAACGCTGGAGCGCCGGCAGCGACCTGCTGCTCACCGACAGAAAACTCCAGCTGACGGATCGTGAGGAGAAATGGCTCAAGCAGCATCCCGTCGTCAGCGTGGTGGTCAATGAGGCCTATGCGCCGCTGACCTTCTTCGACAGCGCCGGCAATTTTCGCGGCATCAGTGCCGATCTCCTCGAGCTGATCCGCTTGCGAACCGGATTGCGTTTCGAGATTCAGCGCAGTCGCAACGATGCGGAAATGATCAGGCAGATCAACGAGCACAAAGCCGATCTGATCGCTGCCTTGCTGCCAAGTGCCGAACGCGAAAAAAACCTGAGTTTCAGCCGTCCTTATCTGGAAAATTCCTATGTGCTGCTGACGCGCAAAAGCGCCGACGGCCCGACCAACCTGGCGCAACTCAAAGGCAAGCGGTTGGCAATCGCTCAAGGCAACCCGCTCATAGAAAGCCTGCGACAAGAACACCCGGGCATCGAATTGATTGAAACACCTGACACTTTCAGCGCCGTGTCGATGCTCGCGGAAAATCACGTCGACGGTGCCGTGAACTCATTGGTGATCGCCAACTACTTCATTTCATCGCGCATCTTTGCCCGCCCCCTGCAGATCACCACCACGATCGGCACCGGCCAGGCCGCCTTCTCGCTGGCGACTGCGCGTGACAACACCGAACTCGCCTCGATCATCAACAAGGCACTGCTGAGCATCGCTCCGGAAGAACTCGGTGTGATCAACGGTCGCTGGCGCGGTTACTCCACCGCTTCGCAGAACATCTGGCAAAACTACCAGCGCCTGTTCTACCAGGTGATCGCCGCCGCCGGGCTGATCCTGCTGCTGTTACTGACCTGGAACGCCTACATGCGCCACCAGATCAAACAGCGCCAGGCAGCCGAACGCGCGTTGAACGATCAGCTGGAGTTCATGCGTTCGCTGGTCAACGGCACGCCGCATCCGATTTACGTGCGGGACCGACAGGGCCTGTTGCAAAGTTGCAACGACAGTTATCTCGAAGTATTCAACGCCAGACGCGAAGACATCATTGGCAAAGGCGTCATGCAGGGCACGCTGAGCAATGCCTTCGAAGCTCAGGCGTTTCAGGCCGATTATCAGAGGGTTATTGCCGAAGGCATTCCTCTGATACTCGACCGCCCCTTGCACATCGGCAACCGCCGCTTGACGATCTACCACTGGATCCTTCCCTATCGCGACTCCAGCGGCGTGGTCAAAGGGATCATTGGTGGCTGGATCGATATCAGCGAACGCCGCCAATTGTTTGAAGAACTGCGCGCGGCAAAAGAGCGAGCGGACGAGGCGAATCGGGCCAAGAGCACGTTCCTGGCGACCATGAGCCACGAAATCCGTACGCCGATGAACGCCGTGATCGGCATGCTCGAACTGACCCTCAAACGCATTGAGCCGCAGCATCCGGATCGCGCGTCGATCGACACGGCGTACCATTCGGCCAAGGATCTATTGGGGCTGATTGGCGATATTCTCGACATCGCCCGGATTGAGTCCGGGCGGCTGAGCCTGTGCCCGGAATGGATCAATCTGGTCGACACGGTGACGTCCGTCGCGCGCATCTTCGACGGCCTCGCGCGGCAGAAAAACCTTATCCTGCAAGTCGTCTTCAACCCGCCGGATCCGGCTGTGGATGTACACCTGGATCCGCTGCGCTTCAAGCAGGTGTTGTCCAATCTGGTCAGCAACGCGATCAAGTTCACCGAGCACGGGCACGTGCGGATTACTCTGGATCTGATGACGTCGGATACACCGGCACGGGCTTTGGTACAACTGACCGTGCAGGACAGCGGCGTTGGTATCAGTGCCGAAGATCAGCAACGCTTGTTCGAACCGTTTGCCCAGGCGGAAAATGCCAGCCCTCAAGCCAGAAGCGGCGCAGGACTGGGACTCGTCATCAGCCGCAACCTCTGCGAGATGATGGGAGGAAAGATGCAGCTGAGCAGCCAGCTGGGCATTGGCACTCAGGTCTGTGTGTCGCTGCCGCTGGACAGCCTGCCAGCGCAGGTCACTCCGGCAAGAAACGAGGCAGTGATCAAGCCTTCTGCAACGCCTCTGCATGTACTGGTCGTCGACGACCATCCAGCCAACCGCTTGCTGATGTGTCAACAGCTGGAGTTCCTCGGGCATCGGTTCAGCATTGCCGAGGATGGCTGCAACGGCCTGGAACTGTGGAAAACCGCGCATTTCGACCTGGTGATCGTCGATTGCAACATGCCATTGATGAACGGTTACGAGATGACCCGTGCGATTCGCCAGTTGGAGCTGCAGAATCGCCGACCGCCGTGCACGGTACTGGGGTTCACGGCCAATGCTCAGCCCGAGGAAGTCCAGCGCTGCAAACTCGCCGGCATGAATGATTGCCTGTTCAAGCCGCTGAGTCTGACCTTGCTCGGGCAGTGGATCGACGGGATCACGCCGACTTCGCCCGCACCGGTGTTCGACCTGCAGAGCCTGAGCCTGCTGACCGGCAGCAACCCGGCGCAGACGCGCCGCATGCTCGTGGAGCTGCTCAAAAGCAGCCGCCTCGACCGCCAGGAACTGCTCGCGCTGTCGCCCGAGGACGATCGCGAAGCGCTGGCCGTGGTCGCCCACAAGATCAAGGGCGCGGCACGCATTGCGCAGGCCACACGGTTGATCGAATGTTGCGATGCCCTCGAAGAGGCTTGCCTGCACGCGCTCGCCACGCAGGAGATCGCCCGCCGCTGGGCGGCCACCAGCCAGGCGATGCTCGACCTGGAACAGGCTCTGCAGCATCAATTGTCGCTGGCTGATCAAGGCACACTGAGCGAGTCTTAA
- a CDS encoding hybrid sensor histidine kinase/response regulator: protein MDIKFTHRLSYKQARLTVLVGFILGTLLSLLQIGIDYASEDASINREILALLEISHNPASRIAYNIDAELAQELTLGLLRSPAIIAAQLIDNNETVLASVKRPELQSNYRLISDFLFGAKRHFEDRLYLDHLPNESLGVLKLEVDTYAFGSRFLRRAEVTLLNGFARSLLLTGILLALFYVMLTKPLVRVIRELSGRDPRSAEPTTLECPAGHGNDEIGVLVKVANQQFENIATEIQQRRTAENRLTEYLAQLEDIVSARTAELKAINARLSQSNEELEAARRTALDMAEARSAFLANMSHEIRTPLNGLLGMIALSLDGPLNAEQQQQLSIAHDSGKVLVELLNDILDLSKFDAGQLELENIPFDLGSLIEDTANLLSQNAAPSVELTCLIEPHFPALVLGDPTRVRQIVSNLLSNALKFTRFGRVDVRLSAYKGGVRIEVCDTGIGIAQEAQLKIFQPFTQAGAGITRQYGGTGLGLALTYNLCEAMQGRLTISSESGFGSQFCAELPLPCHTRALAPVPLRGKVLAITAASSGLAELLKSLLPVWGLEYTQRTIDDSLLGLNPDVLITDCPECLFGLRPNITAPILLVTAYGSFLPSEEAAALAPLQQQARPLARNALYQHLRRILQPDVATLSEAQADASPSARRGKVLLVEDNPVNQLVAKGMLGKLGCDVVVAGHGAEALDQLEFADFDLVLMDCNMPVMDGYEASRQIRQSGRWPNLPIVALTANAMSEERERCRAAGMSDYLAKPFRREELAALLDQWMPTTPAF from the coding sequence ATGGATATCAAATTCACCCACCGGCTGTCATACAAGCAAGCCAGGCTTACCGTGCTGGTCGGGTTCATTCTGGGCACCCTGCTCAGTCTGCTGCAGATCGGCATCGATTATGCCAGCGAAGACGCTTCCATCAACCGGGAAATCCTCGCGCTGCTGGAAATCAGCCACAATCCGGCTTCGCGCATCGCCTACAACATCGACGCCGAACTGGCGCAGGAACTCACTCTCGGCCTGCTGCGCTCGCCGGCGATCATCGCCGCGCAACTGATCGACAACAACGAAACCGTGCTGGCCAGCGTCAAACGCCCGGAGCTGCAGAGCAACTATCGGCTGATCAGCGACTTCCTGTTCGGCGCCAAGCGGCATTTCGAAGATCGCCTGTACCTTGACCACTTGCCCAACGAATCCCTCGGCGTCCTGAAGCTGGAAGTCGACACCTATGCCTTTGGCAGCCGCTTCCTGCGCCGCGCGGAAGTCACCCTGCTCAACGGTTTCGCCCGCAGTCTGCTGCTGACCGGGATCCTGCTGGCGCTGTTCTATGTGATGCTGACCAAACCGCTGGTGCGGGTCATTCGTGAACTCAGTGGCCGCGATCCGCGCAGCGCCGAGCCGACCACGCTTGAGTGCCCGGCCGGGCATGGCAACGATGAAATCGGCGTGCTGGTCAAAGTCGCCAATCAGCAGTTCGAGAACATTGCCACCGAAATCCAGCAACGGCGTACGGCGGAAAACCGTCTGACCGAATATCTGGCACAACTTGAAGACATCGTCTCGGCGCGTACCGCCGAGCTCAAGGCGATCAATGCCCGTCTCAGTCAATCCAACGAAGAACTCGAAGCGGCACGCCGCACGGCGCTGGACATGGCCGAAGCGCGTTCGGCCTTTCTGGCCAACATGAGCCATGAAATCCGCACGCCGCTCAACGGCTTGCTCGGAATGATTGCGCTGTCGCTGGACGGCCCACTGAATGCCGAGCAGCAGCAACAACTGTCGATTGCCCACGACTCGGGCAAGGTGCTGGTGGAACTGCTCAACGATATTCTTGACCTGTCGAAATTCGACGCCGGGCAACTGGAGCTGGAAAACATCCCGTTCGACCTCGGTTCGCTGATCGAGGACACCGCCAACCTGCTCTCACAAAATGCTGCGCCGAGCGTTGAGCTGACCTGTTTGATCGAGCCACACTTCCCGGCGCTGGTGCTGGGCGACCCGACGCGGGTACGGCAGATTGTCAGCAACCTTTTGTCCAATGCGCTGAAATTCACCCGCTTCGGTCGGGTCGATGTGCGTCTGTCGGCGTACAAGGGTGGCGTGCGCATCGAAGTCTGCGACACCGGCATCGGCATCGCCCAAGAAGCACAGTTGAAAATCTTCCAGCCGTTCACCCAGGCCGGCGCCGGCATCACCCGTCAGTACGGCGGCACCGGGCTCGGGCTGGCGCTGACGTATAACCTGTGCGAAGCGATGCAGGGTCGGCTGACCATCAGCTCCGAAAGCGGTTTTGGCAGCCAGTTCTGTGCCGAGCTGCCACTGCCCTGCCACACCCGCGCCCTGGCGCCGGTGCCATTACGCGGCAAGGTCCTCGCCATCACGGCCGCCAGCAGTGGTCTGGCAGAGCTGCTGAAAAGCCTGTTGCCGGTGTGGGGGCTGGAATACACGCAGCGCACCATCGATGATTCGCTGCTGGGCCTGAATCCGGACGTACTGATCACTGATTGCCCCGAGTGCCTGTTCGGTCTGCGCCCGAACATCACCGCGCCGATTCTGCTGGTGACTGCTTACGGAAGTTTCCTGCCCAGCGAAGAAGCCGCCGCCCTCGCCCCCTTGCAGCAGCAGGCCCGGCCGCTGGCGCGCAATGCGCTCTATCAACATTTGCGGCGGATTCTGCAGCCGGACGTCGCCACCCTCAGTGAAGCGCAAGCGGATGCTTCGCCGTCCGCACGTCGGGGCAAGGTGCTGCTGGTCGAGGACAACCCGGTCAATCAACTGGTCGCCAAAGGCATGCTCGGCAAGCTTGGCTGCGATGTAGTGGTGGCGGGCCATGGCGCCGAGGCGCTGGACCAGCTGGAGTTTGCCGATTTCGATCTGGTGTTGATGGACTGCAACATGCCGGTGATGGATGGCTATGAAGCCAGTCGACAGATTCGTCAGAGCGGGCGCTGGCCGAATCTGCCGATTGTCGCGCTGACCGCCAATGCGATGTCCGAGGAGCGCGAACGCTGCCGCGCCGCAGGCATGAGCGACTACCTCGCCAAACCGTTTCGTCGCGAAGAGCTGGCCGCGTTGCTGGATCAGTGGATGCCGACTACGCCAGCGTTTTGA